A part of Aegilops tauschii subsp. strangulata cultivar AL8/78 chromosome 2, Aet v6.0, whole genome shotgun sequence genomic DNA contains:
- the LOC109777895 gene encoding putative FBD-associated F-box protein At5g56560, giving the protein MHLRWGPRRRSPRLLARGGGLDLISDLPDDLLLLVLAGLPCVSAAARTEVLSRRWRSLWARLGQIVFSDVPFHSLEAVLGRLPRPIPVLSLLEIRFPNERLPWPIPEEHLVDAASVNSLLRAAARLEPEEFEFELPANLLDGPLIVDLPCFHRATSILLDLHPVGVILRVPAGVEFPALEELHLWACTVDIDALLSCSPRLRTLCLSNVYSDSDDDLVVSATVAVSSTSLQELVLRQTDWMDGVNIVAPVLKQLTVSFSATRLNPLSKRINKVYIIARKVAENGSV; this is encoded by the coding sequence ATGCATCTGAGGTGGGGACCTCGTCGGCGTTCCCCCCGGCTGCTAGCCCGAGGCGGCGGACTGGATCTCATCAGTGACCTCcccgacgacctcctcctcctcgtcctcgccggCCTACCCTGCGTCAGCGCCGCCGCGCGCACGGAGGTCCTCTCCCGCCGGTGGCGCAGCCTCTGGGCCCGCCTCGGCCAGATCGTCTTCAGCGACGTCCCGTTCCACTCGCTCGAAGCGGTGCTCGGCCGCTTACCTCGACCCATTCCCGTGCTTTCCCTCCTCGAAATCCGCTTCCCCAACGAGCGGCTGCCATGGCCGATCCCTGAGGAGCACCTGGTCGACGCTGCCAGCGTCAACTCGTTGCTCCGCGCCGCCGCGCGGCTCGAGCCGGAGGAGTTCGAGTTTGAGCTCCCCGCGAACTTACTCGACGGTCCGCTCATCGTTGACCTGCCTTGCTTCCACCGCGCCACCTCCATCCTGCTGGACCTTCACCCCGTCGGCGTCATCCTCCGCGTGCCAGCCGGCGTCGAGTTCCCCGCACTCGAGGAGCTGCACCTGTGGGCATGCACCGTCGACATTGACGCCTTGCTCTCCTGCTCCCCGCGCTTGCGCACGCTCTGCCTGAGTAACGTTTATTCCGACAGCGACGACGACCTTGTTGTGAGCGCCACGGTTGCGGTCAGCTCGACGTCGCTGCAGGAGCTTGTCCTACGCCAAACCGACTGGATGGATGGTGTCAACATCGTTGCGCCCGTGCTTAAGCAATTGACCGTGTCTTTTTCGGCAACTAGGCTCAACCCATTATCCAAGCGTATAAACAAAGTATATATTATTGCGAGAAAAGTTGCCGAGAATGGATCAGTTTAA